The DNA region TCACCCGGAAGATCAACCTTCGCTGCGCGATGCCCCGCCCCGTACCGCACGGCGGCTGTCGCGGCGGTGGCGGAACAGCCGCAGCGCATAGGCGCCGATCAGGACGATGAACAGCAGCAGCGTCCCCGGCACCATCAGGTCGGCGATCCAGGGGAAGCCCACCCGCACCAGATAGCCGGTGCAGGCCAGCACCAGCGACCAGAGCGTCGCTCCCGCCGCGGCATAGAGCAGGAACACCCCCATCGGCAGTCCGCAGGCTCCGGCGGGGACGGAAATCAGGGTGCGCAGGCCCGGCAGCGGCTGGCACAGCAGGACGGCGAGGCCGCCGTGCCGGGCGAACCATCCGGTGGCGCGGTGGACCTGCTCCGGCTTCACGGTCAGCCAATGGCCGTGACGGCCGAGGAAGACCTCGAACCGCTCGCGCCCCATCCAATGGGCCGGCGCATACCAGACCAGTTCCCCCACCGCGGAGCCGAGCCCGGCGGCCAGCGCCACCAGCAGCAGGTTGAACTCCC from Azospirillum ramasamyi includes:
- a CDS encoding DedA family protein gives rise to the protein MTEWIIQIVQQFGYLGIFLMLILARALPPIPAETVIPLAGMGAATGEFNLLLVALAAGLGSAVGELVWYAPAHWMGRERFEVFLGRHGHWLTVKPEQVHRATGWFARHGGLAVLLCQPLPGLRTLISVPAGACGLPMGVFLLYAAAGATLWSLVLACTGYLVRVGFPWIADLMVPGTLLLFIVLIGAYALRLFRHRRDSRRAVRGGASRSEG